The DNA window attaaagactccaatttaaggtgcggtagtgggaacaaatatggggtgaaataaatgacataagaggtaaaaaggaaaaactaacaattgaaataaacagactactatccaataaacataataagcaattctgtacaatatacaaaacactatagaagtacaaaatacaaatactgtacaatatacagagcaagacaggagtaccgaagtaataaataacaacttgtaaagacatacctcgaggtcggatggctgcggtgaacacgcagtgtctcagagagaagctgaagagccaagctcacagctgccttttaaacaactactgcaggaggacgaataatccaatgatgtctccggtaagatatatatcacaattttcccatccaaaaacatggtggttgacgtagagaaacatgctcgcttgaccgctatgtgttaagaacaaagaaacaccggctgtgtctcggtgctaaaggcagctgcaatacaccgctttccaccaacagcattgttctttatagtctccattattaattgaacaaattgcaaaagattcagcaacacagatgtcaaaattactgtgtaattatgcgatgaaaagagacgactgttaaccgtaactggtgctgagctacaatttcctgacagtccgtgacgtcacgggcacgcgtcatcattccgcgacgttttcaacaagaaactccgcgggaaatttaaaattgcaatttagtcaactaaaccggccgtattggcatgtgttgcaatgttaatatttcatcattgatatataaactatcagactgcgtggtcaatagtagtgggtttcagtaggcctttaatgcagtatgatgaagaatcttttaatgtagacacatagaatcatcatacgtgattatatgcatcaagtgttcattcaaggctaaggaaaaatttcgagatatatatcgcaatgttaataaaagccaatatcgcccagccctaccttcatgcttggcactcagcatcaggagTTGGAATTAAGTCAccgaaatgattcccgagcgcggccaccgctgctgctcactgctcccctcaaatcccagggggtgaacaaggggaggggtcaactgcagagggtaatttcatcacaccttagcgtgtgtgtgactgactatcagtggtactttaactttaaaaccgATCATTTGGGGCTATTAAACTGAACATCACGCAAAGAGGTTCGATCACGTATTACTCCACACTTAAAAGGGCTGTTGCTAGACAAAGTAAGTCAATACTGTGTTGAGAAATGGCAGGAAATAGAATTTATAGCGTTCAGCCACGAGAAAGTCAATATATTATGAATGTAAACTTAAAAGTCAAAACACTATGTTAATCATGTACCACTAATTTAAGGTATGAGTCATTTTAAAGCTAGAGTTAGCCAACCAAGACTAACCGTTAGCTTTTAGAACCCAAAATGTCAGTTTTGTTCAAATCTTTCTTTTCGTTGATGACTAAAATTAGAGCatattgtaacacacacacatatacaattcgACGTCAATAGAAGACAGTTTCGAATGTTTACCACGTGTTTGGCAACGAGAGCATTTAAATCAGTTAATCATCCTCATGctgtacaaaaataaatatattgtttaaAGAAAGGTGAAAGATGTAGAATACATGGCGGTGTTCTTTCAGGCGCATGCTAGCTTGGTTAGCTTACAGCCAGGCATTGTTGTCCCCGGCACCTCGTCCGACTTCACCAATCTTTTCCATTCGGTTTGCATTTAGCGTAAGTTCATGGCAAACAATAAAAGCCGAACGGTGTTCCTTCATACCGTTCGAGGTCGTCTTGATTGTGAAGCAGAAAGTCCGCATCCACCGGCACGTCGATGTCAACAGCCGCCATTTTTTTCTAGAAAGGACGAACACGACGTGACGTCATTTCCGTGTGACACTGCTTTTTTGTTGTAGCTGTTTGTAAGCACAACTTTTTTGTTGTagctgttgtaagcacaatacaaatggcgcgcaatttgcaagcagcgttggtcgggcccgcatATTtggctggtgcttcctgcctgtACCCATTCAACAAgtaattgtgtgtagaatttggagaacaaaaaagaaaatattcCATTTCACGTTGTCAttatagggcaggggtagggaacctatggctctagagccagatgtggctcttttgatgactgcacctggctctcagatcaatcttagctgacattgcttaacacggtaagaaatgaataattccgctggtaataacggcgttaaaaataacgttcaaaatataaaacattctcatgcactttaatccatccatccggtttctaccacacctgttcaagaagtcgaattaatggtaagaagtattttatttattgttggttagcttcagaataacgatgttattaaaaggaataagagacttatttatactctaaaaatatcggtcttacttaaaaatgcatgcatttagttgtccatccatcttcttccgcttatccgaggtcgggtcgcgggggtagcagcctaagcagggaagcccagacttccctctccccagccacttcgtctagctcttcccgggggatcccgaggcgttcccaggccagccaggagacatagtcttcccaacgtgtcctcctaccggttggacgtgccctaaacacctccctcgggaggcgttcgggtggcatccagaccagatgcccgaaccacctcatcggactcctctcgatgtggaggagcagctgctcccggatgacagagcttcccaccctatctctaagggagagccccgccacacggcggaggaaactcatttcggccgctatttcccgtgatcttatcctttcggtcatgacccaaagctcatgaccataggtgaggatgggaacgtagatcgaccgataaattgagagttttgccttccggctcagctcctttttcaccacaacggatcggagcatttagttgtattcagtcttaaaaaaaatattaaatggctctcaaggaaatactttttaaaatacttggcttgtatggctctctcaatcaaaaaggttcccgacccctgtaatagggtattgtgtgtagaattttgaggacaaaaaagaaataattccatttcacattgtcattatagggtattgtgtgtagaattttgaggaccaaaGAGAAATAATTCCATTTCACGttgtcaaatcaaatgtttattggattcatcactatacattgtacatccacgacagaactactgactaaactactaccacaacttggtttactatttataaaatataataatgtagggttacctggaacttgaaataggccacccggcctgaatccacacttggtagtagtttagtcagtagttctgtcgtggatgtacactgtatagtgatgaatctaataaacatttgatttgatttgacattaaatttgcaaaatgcggttgcacattttgcaaattgcgcgccattgatattgtgcttacaacatagGTCACGAGCGAGCGTCCTTGTTAAACTTGACATATAAGACAACATGATAAATAggatgataaacttttttttaattgtatgtacatattttcaTGATCGTGTACATTTGTacgcacagtacatattctgcaagTCTACCAGAGTCGATGCACTTAAATATACCTACCACTAGAGAGCACTAGTGTATCTTAAAGTAGCAAGTAGGccagggatcaccaaccttttttgaaagagctacttcttgggtactgattaatgcgaagggctaccagtttgatacacacttaaataaattgccagaaatagccaatttgctcaatttacctttaataaataaatctatataaataaaaaatgggtatttctgtctgtcattctgccgtacaatttttttttccttttacggaagttttttttagagaataaatgatgaaaaacacacttaattgaacgttttaaaagaggagaaaacaggaaaaaaagaaaatttaattttgaaacatagtttatcttcaatttcgactctttaaaattcaaaattcagccgaaaaaaaggagagaaaaactagctaattcaaatctttttgaaaaaattaaaaaaataatttatggaacatcattagtaatttttccgggttaagattaatttcagaattttgatgacatgttttaaataggttaaaatccaatctgcactttgttagaatatataacaaattggaccaagctatatttctaacaaagacaaatcattatttcttctagattttccagaacaaaaaatttaaaagaaattcaaaagactttgaaatcaaatttacatttgattctacagattttttagatttagcagaataatttttttgaatgttaatcataataagtttgaagaaatatttcaaaaatgttcttcgtcgaaaaaacagaagctaaaatgaagaattaaattaaaatgtatttattattctttacaaaaaaaaaaaaaaattaaacattgatttaaattgttaggaaagaaaaggaatgaatttaaaagttaaaaaggtccatgtgtttaaaaatcctaaaatcatttttaaggttgtattttttctctgaaattgtctttccgaaagttataagaagcaaagtaaaaaaatagattaacttatttaaacaagtgaagaccaagtctttaaaatattttcttggattttaaaattctatttgagttttgtctctcttagaattaaaaatgtcaagcaaagcgagaccagcttgctagtatataaatacaattttaaaaataaaggcagctcactggtaagtgctgctatttgagctatttttagaacaggccagcgggcgactcatctggtccttacgggcgacctgctgcccgcgggcaccgtgttggtgacccctgaagtaGGCACTCTTATTCTGTTAATATTTATGTGCTTGgcgttaatatttacatttaatagtATTTAGCCACATAATGTTCTCCCAAATACATTAAATTTTATGATCCAAGTTAATAGTCTTAATTCTATTTGTTGCTCACCACTACATTATTACAGAACTAAATCTTATATTTTCATTCAAATTAatgtgaacaaaaaacacaaacacaagaTTGTAACAAGTTATTGGAGTGTAAATTAACAACACATATTTTATCACATTTTATTCTACATTATTGCCCTTGTTTGCACATTTAGACTGGTTTAGGTGAAAATATACCTATAGCTGTGATGGTTATGAGGCAACAaccgctatccatccatccattcattttctaccacttattccctttggggttgcgggtggcgctggtgcctatctcagctgcaatcgggcggaaggctttgtacaccctggacaagtcgccacctcatcgcagggccaacacagatagacagacaacattcacacattcacacactagggccaatttagtgttgccaatcaacctatccccaggtgcatttctttggaagtgggaggaagctggagcacccggagggaacccacgcagtcacggggagaacatgaaaactccacacagaaaagtcccgagcccgggattgaacccaggactactcaggaccttcgtattgtgaggcagacacactaacccctctcccaccatgCTGCCCGCAACCAATATTAAGACAGTTGTATCAAAGACCAGCTTGCTTCTTTGTATTGCGTTTCTGAAGGATTTGCTTTAATGGCTCAAGTCAAACATAGTTTCCATTTAATTAAAAATCCTGTTTTGGCTTTGTATTATGGCACAGGACATAAACACAGACGGATGGAACGTTCATTAATGACGATGACCAAGTTCCAACAATCCAAAGCTACTCCACTATAAATAATTTCTTTGCGCTCAATAAAAAGTAATTTGCGTAGAGAACCTAATACAAGAATGATATTTTTTTTCCCTAGAGTACAACCAGAAAGGTCAACTTGAAATAATTTTGGCAACAAAAGCTTCACATTAACACACCTCTTTGTCATGGCAGATAGTtctttataaataaacaaaaaaatatatttacttttaTGGCTTAATGTACATTCTGTGCTATGATTTGTCAAATATGACACACTGTCAGAAAGGAGAGAAGATAATGGGTGCATGAGTGGCCCTCAGAGGCCCTGGGGCAGGCCTGAAGAGGGCGGGGCTTATCAGGGGACTGTGGATGAAGGCTGCAGGGCCCTGGGGCAGTCGCAGTGCCAGCGGTGCAGATGCCATGGTGCATAAAGCAGCTGGATTGAAAGGGGTGGTCAGGAACCCTGCTGAGAGGGCCTTGGACAGATGCTTCTGCAAGGCAAGTTTAGTCTGCAAACCCAAGTGACCCCATTAGGGacagcaaaaaaaaatacttcaaggCAGATTATACAAAAATAGAAATGAATTTACAGAAGTTGTTCTTATATATATGCTTAAGTCACCATCAACTGTAGATATTAAAAAGCCAAATAAGCATTTGTGTGCATTCTTACCACTAATGCAGTGTTGGGCTGCAGTTTATTATAAGGGGTGAATTTAGTCTTCACCCTCACAGGCTTGCCGGCCAAACGCTCCTTGTGTCTTCTGCTGTTCATGTGCTGTCAAAAAAATTGTTAAAGTTAATCAATCATTCCACAAAGAACATTTTTGCGTGGCTtcctgtttattattttttttacaaaggcTCGGTATTCTTTCAAGGatatacataattatacatattggggttgtcccgataccaattttGTAATACCGGTACTTACATGAAAATGTATAtcaatacttttcgatactttaacagaaaatcttatgatacattaaacataagtttcttactgtaatcaattttttttttagtagattgaaattgaaattaaaaggcattaaacacactgggcttttcttattgcactcaaagaacaatttacaatgtTCCATATTACACACAGTCTGCCATAATCCAGGAGTAGGTTCAACTCAAATTGAAAACATTATTGACATTGTATGAAATGTTTCATGATTTGTGGTTGACACTGTAggtctgtgctttaagacaaatataatcattagtaaatactaaaaacaatactatagggcaggggtcggcaacctttaccactcaaagtgccatttcgacccgtttcacaaaatgaggaagacaatgggagccgcaactattctcgccaatatctgctggtggtcacccacatgacaagaataagggcatgctatgaagccattgccttaaacacattctacaacatgtacaatctgcttgcCAGTCccgcaacatgttgtgagaggcttccgcaggtGCACGCCCACGACTggagggcatactgggtgacacagagtacactgacggttgtgatataaacaactttaacactcctactaatatgcgccacattgtgaacccacacaaaagaagaatgacaaacacatttcgggagaaaatcctcacagtaacacaacataaacgcaacacagcaaatacccagaatcctttgcatccatgaaatttcctgactatgttatacaccccgcgagcacctaactccgcccacctcaaccacgcagggttgaggtgggcatcacactcaaatttctactgcatgcctttggtaagggccggagtgagaagagcttttaaaataattaacgcatgcttacttttaccgcatgcctttggtaagcgcaggagtgagaagaggttttaaattaattagtgccccgacggcaattcaaggaaatacggtatatatacacaATCTCCTTCTCACCCTGGTAGGGTGGTATCGGTGTCATCTTCAAGCTCAGGTCCTCTACCAGAGACCTGGGAGTTTGAGGGTTCTGCGCAGTATCTTGGCGGTTCCTAGGACTCTTCTGGACTGAGGCTTCAGATGTTGTTCCAGGGATCTGTTGGAGCCACTCTCCCAGTTTGGAGGTTACTGCACCGAGCGCCCCCACTACCACGGGGACCACGCTAGCCTTGACCTTCCACATCTGTTCCAGCTGCTCTTTCAACTCTCGGTACATCTCAAGTTTCTCCTGTTCCTTCTTCCTGATGTTGGCGTCAGCTGGGATTGCCACAACTATCACCACCACCCTTTTCTGCTCTTTGTCCACCACCACTATGTCTGGTTGGTTAGCCAGAAGCTGTTTGTCAGTCTGGAAGCTGAAGTCCCACAGAACCTTGGACCTGTTGTTCTCAGCCACCTTCTGTGGTATGGCCTATTGGGATTTGGGTACTTCTATTCCATACTGGTTGCAGATGTTCCTGTAAACTATCCCAGCCACTTGGGTGTGCCTCAATATGTACGCTGATGCAGCTAGCATCTTACAGCCTGCTACTACGTTTGTATGTGCTGGACTGTCTCAGGGGTTCTCTGCACAATCTGCATCTTGGGTCTGATCAGCTCTAGTAGATCCTGGCCTCTATGGCTCTTGTGCTTATGGCCTTTTCTTGTGCTGCCATGATTAGTGCCTCTGTGCTGTCTGCCAGTCCTGCATTTTCCAGCCACTGGTAGGATTTCTTGATATCAGCCACTTCCTCTGACGGTGGTACATGCCATGTAGGGGCTTGTCCGTCCAGATTGTCTGCTTCTTCGTCCTCTGCACTCATCAGGGTTCTACTGCCTGAGACGTTCACTTAGCAGTTCCTCCTTCGGGACCATTTTTTTGATATATTCTCGAATTTTTGATGTTTCATCCTGGACTGTGGCCTTAACGCTCACTAGCCCTCATCCTCCCTCTTTCTGCTTAGTGTAAAGCCTCAGGGTGCTGGACCTGGGGTGGAACCCTCCGTGCATGGTGATGAGCTTATTTGTCTTGATATCTGTGGCTTCTATCTCCGCCTTTGCCCAGCTTATGATACCAGCGGGGTATTTAATGACTGGTAGTGCGTACATGTTGATGGCGCAAACTTTGTTCTTACCATTTAGTTGACTGAAAAGACAGCtgaatgtcatatatatatatatatatatatatatatatatatatatatatatatatatatatgcatatatatatatatatgcatatatatatatatatgcatatatatatatatatatatatatacatatatatatatatatatatacatatatatatatatatatagtggggcaaaaaagtatttagtcagccaccgattgtgcaagttctcccacttaaaatgatgacagaggtctgtaatcttcatcataggtacacttcaattgtgagagacagaatgtgaaaaaaaaatccaggaattcacaatgtaggaattttaaagaatttatttgtgaattatggtggaaataagtatttggtcaaccattcaaagctctcactgatggaaggaggttttggctcaaaatctcacgatacatggccccattcattctttccttaacacggatcaatcgtcctgtccccttagcagaaaaacagccccaaagcatgatgtttccacccgcatgcttcacagtaggtatcgtgttcttgggatgcaactcagtattcttgttcctccaaacacgacgagttgagtttatgcatcagtccatcttagataagctcgggcacAGCggtgttcctttgtgttgttgataaatggctttcgctttgcaaagtagagttttaacttgcacttacagatgtagcgaccaactgtagttactgacagtggttttatgaagtgttcctcagcccatgtggtaatatcctttacacactgatgtcagtttttgatgcagtaccgcctgagggctcaaaggtccgtaatatcatcgcttacgtgcagtgattactccagattctctgatccttttgatgattttacggaccgtagatggtaaaatcgctaaattccttgcaataactcattgagaaatgttgttttaaaactgttcgacaatttgcttacaaattggtgaacctcactccatccttgtttgtgaataacttaacatttcatggaagctgtttttatacccaatcatagcacccacctgttcccaattagcctgcacccctgtgggatgtaccaaataagtgtttgatgagcattcctcaactttatcagtatttattgccacctttcccaacttctttgtcacgtgttgctggcatcaaagtctaaagttaatgatttgcaaaaaaaaaattgtttatcagtttgaacatcaaatatgttgtgtttgtagcatattcaactgaatatgggttgaaaatgatttgcaaatcattgtattccgtttatatttacatctaacacaatttccaaactcatatggaaacggggtttgtagttttcacAATGTTATTTACATgggattttttatatattttttaaatcaaataggTGAAACCAAAGGTTTAGGTTTAATTGCTCTGACAAGTTGACAAACACATAATTTAATGCACCCTAACCCAAAATCAGCATGGATCATTAACAGTAAACAGCATATAAAAGGCGTTGGAATACTCACTGTTCTTTgcagtttttaaaataaaaacatttaacaaCCACATTATTAGCTctcaattataaaatatatatctcATTGATATCACAAATTGGAAAGTTGTGATATACAGTAGTAAAGTTtgtgataataaataaatatatcaacAATACAAAACAGCAGATATAATAGTTAACAGTTACAAGATTTTATGTGAATTCATTAATTATATATACTGCGTAATGCTGTTAATGGACCATTAGGAGCAAGGCTGATTATACCGCTTTAATTTAGTCCAGATCAATAAAGTGGCATTCAGACTGTCCAAAGAACATCAGATAAGGCTATGTGCTGATGAATAATCTTTATAGCTAAAAGAAGTATAAAGTCAGATTTACTTTTCTGTTTTCTGTTTGCCCAGTACCTGTTTAAGCTGATTCTCTGAGTTGACGGCCACCTGGCAAAGTTGACAGTGAAATCGCCTGCCGGTGACGCCCATAAGCCCTCTGGTCTTGCTGCCCCTTCTCTGCTTTATTATCCGGCAGGTGTTCCTGGGAAACGTCGTCCTCTTGGCTCTGCGGTGCGACTGGCTGCTGTTTGGGCTGACCATCATCTGTTTGTGTTTCGAGCCTGGGTAGGAGTGGACACACAAGGTTGAGTATAAACGGCATGACACATGAATACGATCGAGTGGGACTACTGCACATACCACTGCAGTGTGATTCCAACTGGGAGCTGGAATTAACAGTCACTTTGCACGTGGGACAGTGTAGATGTTTTTTGTCACTTTTGTCCTCTTTAGCATCCACGTTcatcacttcttcttcttcacctacAGCATCGCACTGGGCTGGTGCAGTCGGTCGTAGCGGACCGCAGTTGTTCACAGGCGAACCCTCCGGTGTTGAATGGCAAAGCTGAGGGATGTGAGGGAATTGCTGGGACAGCTGAGGCGACCGGCTTGAAGATGAGTCTGTGGATGTGAGCTGGGAAGAAGAGGTGGGGGCCAGGGAACTCCCCGGGCCATTTTCCAGTTGCTGTAATGACGTGCCTAAATCGgagcatacatatataaacacaaatgtgtaacaTTAGTATTGTGTGCGTGATACAAACTACACTGACTGATTGATGGGATTTCTCTATAAAAGATTAACAACATTTTTGCCATCCATCACTTTGAGAGACGCTTTTTATTTGTTCCTTTTTCTGTTTACCCCAGTTATTACTTCTACTTCATATCTGATTTGTACTTTTCATTCTCTATCCACTTTTTCCACCCCCTCAATCATTTCTGCTGTCATTCGACCGCTTCACCCGGCTAGTGGCGCATCAATCAGCCGCCATGGCAACCTCCTGCTGGATACAACAAACGTATTATTTAAGTGGACAACAGAAAACGGATGCAAGAGTAACAAAAATAGTTTGTAATTGTAGGACTACATTacactaaaaaataaaacaagctgcGAGGCTTTTCAGGTTTTTTTTGCACGCTCCAGTGCCTCTCTTCTTGTTTGATGGGAGTAAT is part of the Nerophis ophidion isolate RoL-2023_Sa linkage group LG08, RoL_Noph_v1.0, whole genome shotgun sequence genome and encodes:
- the LOC133558353 gene encoding zinc finger protein 385D-like isoform X1, whose translation is MDVSSGEAEEPPCADTKCPTTSDCPEISDCLEISLPPKSQKEEDDDKRKVTPAHRAKRERRQGSGASATVCQVCNIQLNSGTQAQIHYKGKTHQRRLRRLAKVLGSGTVSQNPVHPLLGSLSLLGRDSLQPRNHLERFLPLRIRSSSPFSLFPHFNTMDPVQKAVINHTFGMAPPRRRTIISCNICHLRFNSTNQAEAHYKGHRHARKLKALENQRNRQRNGHGAQKDRGKDKRAGRGSGRQTDSQLKEGTDVCSDLGTSLQQLENGPGSSLAPTSSSQLTSTDSSSSRSPQLSQQFPHIPQLCHSTPEGSPVNNCGPLRPTAPAQCDAVGEEEEVMNVDAKEDKSDKKHLHCPTCKVTVNSSSQLESHCSGSKHKQMMVSPNSSQSHRRAKRTTFPRNTCRIIKQRRGSKTRGLMGVTGRRFHCQLCQVAVNSENQLKQHMNSRRHKERLAGKPVRVKTKFTPYNKLQPNTALVTKLALQKHLSKALSAGFLTTPFNPAALCTMASAPLALRLPQGPAAFIHSPLISPALFRPAPGPLRATHAPIIFSPF
- the LOC133558353 gene encoding zinc finger protein 385C-like isoform X2; translated protein: MDVSSGEAEEPPCADTKCPTTSDCPEISDCLEISLPPKSQKEEDDDKRKVTPAHRAKRERRQGSGASATVCQVCNIQLNSGTQAQIHYKGKTHQRRLRRLAKVLGSGTVSQNPVHPLLGSLSLLGRDSLQPRNHLERFLPLRIRSSSPFSLFPHFNTMDPVQKAVINHTFGMAPPRRRTIISCNICHLRFNSTNQAEAHYKGHRHARKLKALENQRNRQRNGHGAQKDRGKDKRAGRGSGRQTDSQLKEGTGTSLQQLENGPGSSLAPTSSSQLTSTDSSSSRSPQLSQQFPHIPQLCHSTPEGSPVNNCGPLRPTAPAQCDAVGEEEEVMNVDAKEDKSDKKHLHCPTCKVTVNSSSQLESHCSGSKHKQMMVSPNSSQSHRRAKRTTFPRNTCRIIKQRRGSKTRGLMGVTGRRFHCQLCQVAVNSENQLKQHMNSRRHKERLAGKPVRVKTKFTPYNKLQPNTALVTKLALQKHLSKALSAGFLTTPFNPAALCTMASAPLALRLPQGPAAFIHSPLISPALFRPAPGPLRATHAPIIFSPF
- the LOC133558353 gene encoding zinc finger protein 385C-like isoform X3, with amino-acid sequence MLLGTVSQNPVHPLLGSLSLLGRDSLQPRNHLERFLPLRIRSSSPFSLFPHFNTMDPVQKAVINHTFGMAPPRRRTIISCNICHLRFNSTNQAEAHYKGHRHARKLKALENQRNRQRNGHGAQKDRGKDKRAGRGSGRQTDSQLKEGTDVCSDLGTSLQQLENGPGSSLAPTSSSQLTSTDSSSSRSPQLSQQFPHIPQLCHSTPEGSPVNNCGPLRPTAPAQCDAVGEEEEVMNVDAKEDKSDKKHLHCPTCKVTVNSSSQLESHCSGSKHKQMMVSPNSSQSHRRAKRTTFPRNTCRIIKQRRGSKTRGLMGVTGRRFHCQLCQVAVNSENQLKQHMNSRRHKERLAGKPVRVKTKFTPYNKLQPNTALVTKLALQKHLSKALSAGFLTTPFNPAALCTMASAPLALRLPQGPAAFIHSPLISPALFRPAPGPLRATHAPIIFSPF